TCGGTTCCGGCTGGATTGCGTGGCCAGTGCAATGGGCGCCAGTTCAGGCTTGAGTGCGTAATCATAGGTGTAGGCCAGTGCGTTGATACCGGGCTGAAAGGCCGGCTCATCAGCCACACTGCTGACTTCGTGACCGTTAACAAACACCCTGGGGTTGTACCTGCGCAAGGACTCCCGGTATTCGGCCCCTGACATCAATGCAGCTTTCACTGGTGGGTTTGTGTTGTTCGACGCCATGCTGACCTCCGTTAAACGCATGATGATTATATTGAACAGTGTTCAATAAACTTCTCACTGTTTATACTATTGCCCAGATTGTGTCAAATACGACGCAACTTTTACTGCGTTAACAAGGGGGGCCTGTGCAGTGGCAAATCCACGCCAACTTCGACATCAAAGCCTGACAGATGCGCGCCGAGAGCTCATATTAAATGCCGCCAGGTCCGCTTTTTTTGAGCTTGGAATGGACAAGGCCAGCATGCGGGAAATTGCGCACCGTGCAGGCTACTCACCCGGTGCGATCTACAGTTACTTTGCCAGCAAGGAGGAGTTGTATGGAGCCTTGCTGGGTGAATCGCTTGAGCGGCTGAACCAGCAGGTCGAAGCTGCCACGGCAGAAACCGAGCAGGCAGTGGAGTGCCTGCAGGCATCCGCCTGGGCGTTTTTCGAATTTTATCGGGAAAATCCACACGATCTGGACCTTGGTTTTTATCTGTTCCAGGGCATGAAGCCCCGCGGGCTCACCCCCGAGCTGAACGAAACGCTCAATGCCCGGCTGCGTGATGCCCTCCAGCCGATACAGGATCGATTACAGCAACTTGGCATGCCGCAAGAGCAGGCGCTGGAAGAGGTAACGGCCCTGTTTGCACACAGTGTTGGCCTTCTGGTGCTGAGCCACACAGGGCGTATTCGTATGTTCCGGCAGGACTCGGGCGACCTGTTTGCCCGCTATCTGAAACAACTGGTCAGTCGTGCCGTAGTGGCGTGTGATGCTCAATAGGCTGTTTGGGCTGGTATTGATGGTGAGCTATCGCGTAGGATTCCAACGACAACGCCATAAGGCTTTACTATCATTTCGATTGAAAAGCCAAATTTAATAAAATTATAAGCTTATTCTATTATGTTATCAGTGGGCGCCAGGGTGCGCTAAACGGAAGACAACTGGAGAAATTCAAAATGGCACTTCGCATTAATGACACCGTACCCAACCTTGATCTGAAAACCGATCTGGGCGATTTCAAACTGCATGACTTCATCGGTGACAACTGGGCGATTCTGTTCAGTCATCCGAAAGATTTTACACCGGTGTGCACCACCGAGTTTGGTGCGGTTGCTCAGCTGTCTGCTGAATGGGAAAAGCGTGGCACCAAGGTTATCGGTCTGTCTGTTGACGGCGTGGACGAACATGTTGAATGGAAAGCCGATATCGAAAAGTTTTGTGGTGCACCGGCCAAATTCCCGATCATTGCAGACGATGATCTGGCCGTTTCCAAGGCGCTCGATATGCTGCCGGCTGATGCCTACCTGCCGGATGGCCGTACCGCTGCCGACTCTGCCAGCGTGCGTGTCGTGTTCATCTTCAGCCCGGACAAAAAGTTGCAGCTGGCGATGACCTACCCGATGTCCGTCGGCCGTAACTTCGCTGAAGTCCTGCGTGCGCTGGATGCTTTGCAGGCGACCTATCAGGTGCCGATTGCTACACCTGCGAACTGGGTTGTAGGTCAGGACGTGATTGTGGCGCTGTCACTGAATGATGAAGATGCGAAAGCCAAATTCGGTGAAATCGATATCAAGTTGCCTTACCTGCGTACCACCAAGCAGCCGTAAGCATCAATTAGCGGCCTGTAGGATCTTAACGCCTCGTCGAGACTGACACGCTCGGCGGGGCGTTTTTATTGGATGGGGATCAGCTATCTTGCTTTGTGTCTGTTGCGGCAACGCCCCGCCAGTCTTCAAGCTCCAGCTGTGGCTGCTCCGCTCTGAAGCGCGCATAGAGCTCGATACCGTTCAGGTCTTCCAGAATGTCGACCTGAATGCCTTTGCTGCGCAGCAAAGCTTCATTGCCACTGGCGCTGGTGATGTCACCGACGACGACGCGGCTGAAACCACGCATGTACAGCAGCGTGGCGCAGACATCGCAAGGGCTGAGCGAGGTGAACAGCGTCGTATGGCTGAAGTCGATCCTGCCGGCATCTCGGATGGCTGAGGTTTCGCCGTGATTGTAGGGGTGGCTTTCCTGCACCAGCGTATTGTGCCCCTTGCCCAGAATACGGCGTGTGCTGTTATCGATGATGACGGCCCCGATAGGGCAGCCACCCTCGTTATAACCTTTATGGGCAAGCAGTACCGCGATCCGCATAAAATCTCGGTCCGACAGCCTGTGTGCAAAGTCGTCAGCCATCAATACAGGCAGGCTTGTAGTAGGCATGTGCGCGATTGTGTTCAGAACCGACTCGGTGATGGCAGTATCCTTGTCAAACAGCGTGGTGTTCATATGAGCTCCTCTTGCGGCACAGAATGCATTGTAGCCCTACAGCTGTCTTTTTTCGTGTTATCAATAGCAGAAGGATTTGCTGCCAAGCTGGTGCCATTAAGGTGCGGCGGGCTGACAATGCGACATTGTCGAACAATGTCATCGAAGGACAATGGCAGACAAACTGCCAGTTTTTATCTTAACTGATTGAAATATAAAACCTTTCAATAAGTGGCACGTTACATGCTTTTACTGGTTAGACACCCTTTGACCGGAGCATCACCATGGGCGCCACTATTTCGCTGGATTACATCACACACCGTTTCACTCCATCCTCGGCACCAACCCTGAAAGAGATCGAAAACCGCATCGAGCCCGGCGAGATGGTCGCACTGATTGGTCGTAGTGGCTGTGGCAAATCCACGTTGCTGCACATGCTGGCGGGGCTTCTGATTCCTTCTGAAGGGTGTGTACGCATTAACGGTCATCAGGTTTCAAGGCCCAGTGCCAAATGGAACATGATGTTTCAGAAAGCATCCCTCTATCCGTGGATGAGTGTGAAAGAAAATGCGGCACTGGGTCTGCTGTTTGCCGGTGTCAGCAAGACAGAAGCCTATCAGCGTGTTGATGAACTGCTCGACATGGTGGGCTTGCACGATAAAAAAGATGTCAATGTACAGAGTCTTTCGGGTGGTCAGCAGCAGCGGGTCGCACTGGCGCGATCGCTGGCGACCGATCCTGAGGTGCTGTTGCTGGATGAGCCGTTCTCGGCGTTGGACGCGTTTACGCGTACCGCCCTGCAGGAAGAGGTGCCTGCCATTTGTCGTGCGCGCGGCATCACCATGGTGATCGTCACGCACGATATCGATGAAGCGATCACCATGGCCGATCGCGTGCTGATCATGTCACAGAATCCGGGTCGCGTTGTTGATGAGCTTAACGTAGCGCTGCCTTGGCCACGCCGTCATATGGACGCCGGTTTTCAATCCTTGCGCGACCAGCTGATGGATCTGTTCAAAGGAACGGATAACGGTCTCGCTGGCCGCCAGTCTCACACCGAGCCGAGTAAAAACGACGCCGAGCATGCGGCGTAATACTCAGCCTGCCTGATCTATTGAGGACCCAACCATGAAAAAACCCAACAGTGAACTTGGCCCGATCTCTACGTCCGAACTGGAATATCTGCAGGAACATGAGATGAGCCGCCGTGACTTTATGCTCGACAGTCTCGCCGTTGGCGGTCTGGCGGCCACCTTTGGCCTGGCGGCCAGCGGCGCGGCCTGGGGCACCATCCAGCCACCGGCTGATGAGGTTGTGCGGATCGGCTATTTACCGATCACTGATGCCACCGTACTGCTGGTAGCCCATGCCAAAGGCTATTTCGAGGATGAAGGACTGAAAACCGAGCCCCCTGTGTTGATGCGCGGCTGGTCACCACTGGTGGAAGGTTTTGCCGCCGCCAAATTCAATCTGGTGCATTTGCTCAAGCCCATTCCCATCTGGATGCGTTACAACAACGGTTTTCCGGTCAAGATCATGTCCTGGGCCCACCTGAATGGCTCCGGGCTGGTCGTCGGGCGTCACACTGGTGTCGAAAGTTTTGCTGATCTCGGCGGCAAGCAGGTTGCCGTTCCGTACTGGTACTCCATGCACAATATCGTGCTGCAGATGGGGTTGCGTCATGCAGGACTGACACCGGTGATCAAGTCTCAGGGCGAGCCGCTGGCTGCCAATGAGGTCAACCTTCAGATCATGCCACCCCCGGACATGCCGCCGGCACTGGCTGCACGCAAAATCGACGCGTTCATTGTGGCCGAACCCTTCAATGCGGTAGGCGAGATGCTGGCCGGCGGCAAGATGTTGCGTTTCACCGGTGACATGTGGAAAAACCACCCCTGCTGTGTGGTCTGCATGAACGAAAATCAGATCAACGCCAATCCGGAGTGGAGCCAGAAGGTGATGAACGCCATCGTCCGCGCCCAGATTTACGCGCAGCAGAACAAGAAAGAGGTCGCTCACATGCTGTCCAAGGATGGCAAGGGCTACCTGCCGATGAAAGCGGACATCATTGAACGAGCCATGACGCTGTATGACGAAGACAGCTATGCAACGCCCGATGCGATTCAGAATCCGGGCTGGGGCAGTGGTCGCATCGACTTCCAGCCCTGGCCCTATCCTTCAGCGACCAAGCTGATCGTGAATGAGTTGAAGAATACCCTTGTGGGTGGCGATACCACCTTCCTGCAGCAGCTGGACGCGGATTTCGTGGCAGAGGATCTGGTTGACTATCGCTTCGTCAAGGCGGCCATGGAAAAACACACCGGCTGGCAGCAGGGACCGGGCTTCAACGCCGATAACCCGTTTGAGCGTGAAGAGGTGATCAAGCTATGAGTATCCAGACGTCCCATGCTCTGCAGAGCATAAGCAGTTCCAGCAATGGCCTTGTGCCATGGCTGGGCTGGCTGGCTCGGCTGCGTTACCCGGCCATTGGTATTACGGCATTGCTGGCTGTGTGGTGGGCCGGTGGCTATATCGTTGCCAATGATCCGGACATGTGGGCATTTGCCAACTTCGCGCCGGCTCCCACTTTCCATGCGCTCTATGATCTGGTCGCCAGTGGGTCGATCTGGCCAACCATACAGTCGAGCCTGTACCGCGTGCTGGTGGGCCTGTTCTGGGGCGTCATCATTGGGGTGCCGGTGGGCGTTCTGATTGGCTACATCGGTACGGCCATGAAGATTGCCAACGTGCCGTTCCAGTTCCTGCGCATGATCAGCCCGCTGGCGTGGATGCCAATCGCGGTACTGGCGTTTGCCAGCTGGGATGCGGCGATCATCTTCCTGATCGTGATGGCCACCGTCTGGCCGATCATGTTCTCCACCGCTCATGGTGTGCGACGCATCGATCCCAACTGGTTCAAGGTGGCCAAAAATCTGGGGGCATCCGGCCCGCAGATGCTGCGGCGGATCATCCTGCCCGCGATCATGACCGATGTCATGGCCGGTATTCGTCTGGCGGTGGGTGTTGCCTGGGTTGTGCTGGTTCCGGCCGAATATCTGGGGGTAACCAGTGGTCTTGGGTACGCCATCAATGATGCCCGCGATACGCTGGCCTATGACACCCTGGCTGCAATCGTGGTCGTGATTGGGGTGATTGGTTACGGACTGGATACGATCTGCAGCGTGTTGATCAAGCGCTTTAACTGGCATGTCGAATAGACACTGTCTCATCTTCGCCCGCAACGGCCTGCTCTCTGAGCGGGCTTTTGTCGTTGTATCGCGTTTCCATACAGGAGCATGACTGGCATGGACAAGGAACTGACTTCCCCCATGAGCGCAGCCAGTGCCAATGATCGTGGTGCTGCCGACCTCACGGTACTGCATGAGGCCGCCAAACTGATCGGCCATTCGGGCACCCCGGAGATTGCCATTACCGGAACCCTTCGGTTGATGTCCCAGATGCTGGGGCTTAACCGGGGACGAGTATTGCTGCCATCCACCGCGGACGGACTGTTGCGCATCCGTTACAGCTATGGCCTGACCGAGGCTGAGCGAAAGCGAGGCCTGTACAGCTTTGAAGAGGGAATTACCGGGAAGGTGATGCAAAGTGGCCAGCAGGTGGTGGTACAGGACGTGGATCAGGAACCGGGGTTTCTGTTCCGCGCCGTTGACCGGGCCACCTTGCCTGAAGGCGTGGTGTCCTATCTGGCCGTCCCGATCATGGATGGCAACCTGACCGTTGGCGTTCTGGCGGCTCACCGGCTCCGCATGAGACCACGAGCCATTAACGCGGATCTGGTGATCCTGCGCATTCTGGCGACATTCATCGCTCAAATCATCAAGATCAATGGCCTGATCGATGAGCGTACCAGTCACCTGCGTGAGGAAAACCAGGAGTTGAAGGAAGCCCTGGAGCAGCAGCAAAACAACTACGGCATTCTGGGAGAGAGTGCCGCTGTACGGGATGCATTGCTGCAGATTAC
This DNA window, taken from Marinobacterium iners, encodes the following:
- a CDS encoding TetR/AcrR family transcriptional regulator; amino-acid sequence: MANPRQLRHQSLTDARRELILNAARSAFFELGMDKASMREIAHRAGYSPGAIYSYFASKEELYGALLGESLERLNQQVEAATAETEQAVECLQASAWAFFEFYRENPHDLDLGFYLFQGMKPRGLTPELNETLNARLRDALQPIQDRLQQLGMPQEQALEEVTALFAHSVGLLVLSHTGRIRMFRQDSGDLFARYLKQLVSRAVVACDAQ
- a CDS encoding peroxiredoxin; amino-acid sequence: MALRINDTVPNLDLKTDLGDFKLHDFIGDNWAILFSHPKDFTPVCTTEFGAVAQLSAEWEKRGTKVIGLSVDGVDEHVEWKADIEKFCGAPAKFPIIADDDLAVSKALDMLPADAYLPDGRTAADSASVRVVFIFSPDKKLQLAMTYPMSVGRNFAEVLRALDALQATYQVPIATPANWVVGQDVIVALSLNDEDAKAKFGEIDIKLPYLRTTKQP
- a CDS encoding nucleoside deaminase; translation: MNTTLFDKDTAITESVLNTIAHMPTTSLPVLMADDFAHRLSDRDFMRIAVLLAHKGYNEGGCPIGAVIIDNSTRRILGKGHNTLVQESHPYNHGETSAIRDAGRIDFSHTTLFTSLSPCDVCATLLYMRGFSRVVVGDITSASGNEALLRSKGIQVDILEDLNGIELYARFRAEQPQLELEDWRGVAATDTKQDS
- a CDS encoding ABC transporter ATP-binding protein, with amino-acid sequence MGATISLDYITHRFTPSSAPTLKEIENRIEPGEMVALIGRSGCGKSTLLHMLAGLLIPSEGCVRINGHQVSRPSAKWNMMFQKASLYPWMSVKENAALGLLFAGVSKTEAYQRVDELLDMVGLHDKKDVNVQSLSGGQQQRVALARSLATDPEVLLLDEPFSALDAFTRTALQEEVPAICRARGITMVIVTHDIDEAITMADRVLIMSQNPGRVVDELNVALPWPRRHMDAGFQSLRDQLMDLFKGTDNGLAGRQSHTEPSKNDAEHAA
- a CDS encoding ABC transporter substrate-binding protein, translated to MKKPNSELGPISTSELEYLQEHEMSRRDFMLDSLAVGGLAATFGLAASGAAWGTIQPPADEVVRIGYLPITDATVLLVAHAKGYFEDEGLKTEPPVLMRGWSPLVEGFAAAKFNLVHLLKPIPIWMRYNNGFPVKIMSWAHLNGSGLVVGRHTGVESFADLGGKQVAVPYWYSMHNIVLQMGLRHAGLTPVIKSQGEPLAANEVNLQIMPPPDMPPALAARKIDAFIVAEPFNAVGEMLAGGKMLRFTGDMWKNHPCCVVCMNENQINANPEWSQKVMNAIVRAQIYAQQNKKEVAHMLSKDGKGYLPMKADIIERAMTLYDEDSYATPDAIQNPGWGSGRIDFQPWPYPSATKLIVNELKNTLVGGDTTFLQQLDADFVAEDLVDYRFVKAAMEKHTGWQQGPGFNADNPFEREEVIKL
- a CDS encoding ABC transporter permease, yielding MSIQTSHALQSISSSSNGLVPWLGWLARLRYPAIGITALLAVWWAGGYIVANDPDMWAFANFAPAPTFHALYDLVASGSIWPTIQSSLYRVLVGLFWGVIIGVPVGVLIGYIGTAMKIANVPFQFLRMISPLAWMPIAVLAFASWDAAIIFLIVMATVWPIMFSTAHGVRRIDPNWFKVAKNLGASGPQMLRRIILPAIMTDVMAGIRLAVGVAWVVLVPAEYLGVTSGLGYAINDARDTLAYDTLAAIVVVIGVIGYGLDTICSVLIKRFNWHVE